A single region of the uncultured Flavobacterium sp. genome encodes:
- a CDS encoding VOC family protein produces the protein MEDSKKQPDNSNSSIDTTPKVTGIGGIFFFSDNPKEIKEWYSKNLGLETNDWGSTFESRDINNPDKVNSLQWSPFKKGDEYFSPSKKEFMINYQVQNIEGLVNKLKENGVTILDEITSYDYGKFVHILDTDGNKIELWEPA, from the coding sequence ATGGAAGATTCAAAAAAACAACCAGACAATTCAAATTCCTCAATTGACACAACACCAAAAGTGACCGGAATTGGCGGTATTTTTTTCTTTTCAGATAATCCGAAAGAAATAAAAGAGTGGTATTCTAAAAATCTTGGACTTGAAACCAATGATTGGGGTTCGACTTTTGAATCCAGAGATATTAATAATCCTGATAAAGTAAATTCGCTTCAGTGGAGTCCTTTCAAAAAAGGAGATGAATATTTTTCTCCGTCCAAAAAAGAGTTTATGATTAATTACCAGGTGCAGAATATCGAAGGACTTGTAAACAAACTCAAAGAAAACGGAGTAACTATACTAGATGAAATCACGAGTTATGACTACGGAAAATTTGTGCATATTTTGGATACTGACGGAAATAAAATTGAACTTTGGGAACCGGCTTAA
- a CDS encoding Pr6Pr family membrane protein, with protein sequence MNSIENKGKSKMLFASITAFFAWFAILFQLYLTEGTVTNFFSYFTILSNLLVALCVTFSVFFPQTKTGIFFSGISVQTAIALYIFIVALVYNIILRGLWVVKGWQLIVDNLLHVLNPILYILYWFIFASKERLTWRNGIYWIFFPFAYLVYSLIRGSIVNWYPYPFLNVTNIGYQKVFINTGLMIILFFAIGLGLIAVNNKLIKR encoded by the coding sequence ATGAATAGTATAGAAAATAAAGGAAAATCTAAAATGCTCTTTGCTTCAATAACGGCTTTTTTTGCCTGGTTTGCAATTCTGTTTCAGCTCTATCTTACGGAGGGAACTGTGACTAATTTTTTCAGTTATTTTACTATTCTATCTAATTTATTGGTTGCATTATGCGTGACATTTTCAGTCTTTTTTCCTCAAACAAAAACAGGAATATTCTTTTCGGGTATTTCTGTTCAAACAGCTATTGCACTTTATATATTTATTGTGGCATTAGTTTATAACATTATTTTGCGCGGACTCTGGGTTGTAAAAGGCTGGCAATTGATTGTTGATAATCTGCTTCACGTTTTAAATCCAATTTTATATATTTTATATTGGTTCATCTTTGCTTCAAAAGAAAGATTAACCTGGAGGAATGGTATTTATTGGATTTTCTTTCCTTTTGCTTATTTGGTTTATTCTTTAATTCGCGGATCAATTGTAAATTGGTATCCATATCCTTTTTTGAACGTGACGAATATTGGCTACCAAAAAGTTTTCATTAATACCGGTTTAATGATAATACTCTTTTTTGCTATTGGTTTAGGATTAATAGCCGTAAATAATAAACTTATAAAGAGATAA
- a CDS encoding HAMP domain-containing sensor histidine kinase: protein MRLIFIVAGIEISIYFFKKGLLFTAVFGLFIVFLLIREMYFYVRNFVLLYDKTIASILQNDFTSDFTKHKFNKSYDDLFQLYDTLKHKQNEQVSKDIIYRSILNNIETGIVILQKQNNDWDIFLMNDYFSSHFNVPKVSKWKYLKNQLPSLCEIIEEDNFQEIKTSVEIRVNEQNMQTFVLQASRTEIFEKDYFIVLLDSIQNVVEKKEKDAWVNLMKVISHELLNSITPIRSICQNLQDLVEQDSLSAEDLEDVKNSVETMLRRSDHLQKFVEGYRKLAMLPSPKKEKIELQYLIDNCLQIMSLLFKENQIEVLNTISFKRWINIDSQQIEQVLINLLTNCIFALKDVDQKQVLISAEAKENRLFIRITDNGNGIEKEIENKIFLPFFTTRNEGAGIGLTLSKNIIEAHGGYIAHKNEGEKTIFEICLVEE, encoded by the coding sequence TTGAGATTAATTTTTATCGTGGCAGGAATCGAAATTTCAATTTACTTTTTTAAAAAAGGGTTACTTTTTACCGCAGTATTTGGACTTTTTATTGTTTTTCTGCTCATTCGGGAAATGTATTTTTATGTTCGGAATTTTGTTTTACTCTACGATAAAACGATTGCTTCGATCTTGCAGAATGATTTTACTTCGGATTTTACCAAACATAAATTCAATAAAAGTTACGATGATTTATTTCAGTTATATGATACTTTAAAACACAAACAAAACGAACAGGTTTCTAAGGATATTATTTACCGTTCTATTTTAAATAATATCGAAACCGGAATTGTCATTTTGCAGAAACAGAATAATGATTGGGATATTTTTTTGATGAACGATTATTTTTCCTCGCACTTTAATGTTCCGAAAGTTTCTAAATGGAAATACCTGAAAAATCAATTGCCATCGTTATGTGAAATTATTGAAGAAGATAATTTTCAGGAAATCAAAACATCTGTAGAAATTAGGGTAAACGAGCAAAATATGCAAACATTCGTTTTGCAGGCTTCGAGAACAGAGATTTTTGAGAAAGATTATTTTATTGTTTTGCTCGATTCGATTCAGAATGTAGTCGAGAAAAAAGAGAAAGATGCGTGGGTAAATTTGATGAAAGTAATCTCGCATGAACTTTTAAATTCGATAACTCCAATTCGTTCTATTTGCCAGAATTTGCAGGATTTGGTCGAGCAGGATTCTTTATCTGCAGAAGATTTAGAAGATGTTAAAAACAGCGTTGAAACAATGTTGAGACGAAGTGACCATTTGCAAAAATTTGTCGAGGGTTATCGAAAGTTAGCTATGCTTCCTTCTCCTAAAAAAGAAAAAATTGAGTTGCAGTATTTGATAGACAATTGTTTACAAATTATGAGTCTCCTGTTTAAGGAAAATCAGATAGAGGTTTTAAATACAATCTCATTTAAACGTTGGATAAATATTGATTCGCAGCAAATTGAGCAAGTTTTGATTAATCTTCTCACCAATTGCATTTTTGCCTTAAAAGATGTTGATCAGAAACAAGTTTTAATTTCGGCGGAAGCCAAAGAAAATCGACTTTTCATCAGAATTACTGATAACGGAAATGGCATCGAAAAAGAAATTGAAAACAAGATATTTTTGCCGTTTTTCACCACCAGAAATGAAGGCGCAGGAATTGGATTGACACTTTCTAAAAATATTATCGAAGCTCATGGCGGTTATATTGCACATAAAAATGAAGGTGAGAAAACGATTTTTGAGATTTGTTTGGTTGAAGAGTAG
- a CDS encoding endonuclease V, giving the protein MILAFDTYYYDGKAKTVCLEFTEWNQSENFKVHTEVIDNVEEYIPGEFYRRELPCILSVLNKFDLKNIEAIIVDGFVYLDDEKKYGLGGHLYEKLNKEVAIIGVAKTNFASIEKDKKSLIRGESKKPLYVTAIGIELEDAFQKVESMAGEFRMPTLLKEMDRLTKEI; this is encoded by the coding sequence ATGATATTAGCATTTGATACCTATTACTACGACGGAAAAGCAAAAACCGTTTGCCTTGAATTTACAGAATGGAACCAAAGTGAAAACTTTAAAGTTCACACAGAAGTAATCGATAATGTGGAAGAATATATTCCGGGAGAATTCTATAGACGAGAATTGCCTTGTATTCTTAGTGTTCTAAATAAATTCGATTTAAAAAATATCGAAGCCATAATAGTTGATGGTTTTGTTTATTTAGACGATGAAAAGAAATACGGTTTAGGCGGACATTTATATGAAAAACTAAACAAAGAAGTTGCGATTATTGGCGTTGCCAAAACAAATTTTGCTTCGATTGAAAAAGACAAAAAAAGTTTGATTAGAGGCGAAAGCAAAAAACCTTTGTATGTTACAGCAATTGGAATTGAATTGGAAGATGCTTTCCAGAAAGTAGAAAGTATGGCGGGAGAATTTAGAATGCCAACTTTGCTAAAAGAAATGGATCGATTGACGAAAGAAATATAA
- a CDS encoding Crp/Fnr family transcriptional regulator codes for MNSLIVYFGKLGFSENDITEFLSCLKTRKFSANELILSNGQLENYLSFIDTGIVRYFVIANDKEITFDFAFRNSFYCAYDSFYNRTKTEVYIQALTDCELYSISNENLQKLYERCETAKKLGRIATEYLLDKKVKRELNLLTKTPQERYQKLLDEQPKYIQQIPLKYLASYIGVVPETLSRIRKRIS; via the coding sequence ATGAATTCATTAATAGTATATTTTGGAAAACTTGGCTTCTCGGAAAATGATATAACTGAGTTTTTGAGTTGTCTAAAAACACGTAAATTTTCTGCAAATGAATTAATTTTATCTAATGGTCAGTTAGAGAATTATTTATCGTTTATCGATACCGGTATCGTTAGGTATTTTGTAATTGCAAATGATAAAGAAATTACATTTGATTTTGCTTTCAGAAATTCATTTTATTGTGCCTACGATTCATTTTACAACAGAACTAAAACAGAAGTTTATATTCAGGCATTGACCGATTGTGAATTGTATTCGATATCAAACGAAAACTTGCAAAAACTTTACGAAAGATGTGAAACAGCAAAAAAGCTTGGTCGAATTGCCACGGAATATTTACTGGATAAAAAAGTAAAAAGAGAATTAAATCTTTTGACCAAAACTCCACAGGAAAGATATCAAAAACTACTAGACGAACAGCCAAAATACATTCAGCAAATCCCGCTGAAATATCTTGCATCCTATATTGGCGTTGTACCTGAAACCTTAAGCAGAATCCGGAAACGCATTTCTTGA
- a CDS encoding SRPBCC domain-containing protein, translating into MENSKNNTTNRAMHVSRLLNAPIDLIWEVWTNPEHIANWWGPNGFTTTIQTMDLKPEGEWRLTMYGPDGKTYLNRSTFVEIAPFKKIVFQHYNPNYLATITFEAKENKILLDWTGVFETDELYETVVKAFKADEGLIQNVDKLETYLKAQIG; encoded by the coding sequence ATGGAAAATTCAAAAAATAATACGACAAACCGAGCAATGCATGTTTCGAGATTATTAAATGCCCCGATAGACTTGATCTGGGAAGTTTGGACAAATCCTGAACATATTGCAAATTGGTGGGGACCAAACGGATTCACTACTACAATTCAAACAATGGATTTGAAACCGGAAGGCGAGTGGCGCCTGACAATGTACGGTCCTGACGGAAAAACTTATCTTAATAGAAGCACTTTTGTAGAAATTGCTCCTTTTAAAAAGATTGTTTTTCAGCATTATAATCCCAATTATCTTGCAACTATAACTTTTGAAGCTAAAGAAAATAAAATACTATTGGATTGGACAGGAGTTTTTGAAACAGATGAATTGTATGAAACTGTAGTTAAAGCTTTTAAGGCAGATGAAGGATTGATTCAGAATGTAGATAAACTTGAAACGTATTTAAAAGCACAAATAGGCTAA
- a CDS encoding DUF1801 domain-containing protein produces the protein MNPEVDFYFDEAEKWQKELEQLRIIALECQLTEELKWGTPCYTLGDRNIVLIHSFKEYCAFLFFKGALLKDTDNILIQQSDNVQAARQIRFTNLSEITDQKNILKTYIYQAIEVERAGLTVKLKKTTEFEVSEEFQKKLDEMPNLKKAFQALTPGRQRAYLLHFSQPKQSKTRESRVEKNIINIMDGKGLND, from the coding sequence ATGAATCCCGAAGTAGATTTTTATTTTGATGAAGCCGAAAAGTGGCAAAAAGAATTGGAGCAATTAAGAATAATTGCACTTGAATGCCAACTTACGGAAGAATTAAAATGGGGAACTCCTTGTTATACTTTAGGAGATAGAAATATTGTTTTGATCCATTCTTTTAAAGAATATTGTGCGTTTTTATTTTTTAAAGGCGCTTTGTTAAAAGACACAGATAATATTTTAATTCAACAATCAGACAATGTACAGGCTGCACGCCAGATTCGGTTTACCAATCTTAGTGAAATAACCGATCAGAAAAATATCTTAAAAACCTACATATATCAGGCTATTGAAGTAGAAAGAGCAGGTTTGACAGTAAAATTAAAAAAGACAACTGAATTTGAAGTTTCAGAAGAATTTCAAAAGAAATTAGACGAAATGCCAAATTTGAAGAAAGCATTTCAGGCTTTAACGCCAGGAAGACAAAGAGCATATTTGCTGCATTTTTCTCAACCAAAACAATCTAAAACAAGAGAATCAAGAGTCGAAAAAAACATAATAAATATTATGGACGGAAAAGGATTGAACGATTAG
- a CDS encoding DUF4256 domain-containing protein — protein MGINKKLSSDQQEELLSVLEARFENNLNRHKGIEWDKVREKLVANPEKLWSLDEMERTEGEPDVVGFDKTTGEYIFYDCSVESPKGRRSICYDHEALEKRKEHKPQNSAINMAAEMGIEILTEAEYRELQKLGKFDAKTSSWIITTPEIRKLGGALFADFRYNTVFVYHNGADSYYAARGFRGSLRV, from the coding sequence ATGGGAATCAATAAAAAATTATCATCAGATCAACAAGAAGAATTACTAAGTGTTCTGGAAGCACGTTTTGAGAATAATCTTAATCGCCATAAAGGAATTGAATGGGATAAGGTGAGAGAAAAATTAGTAGCAAATCCTGAAAAACTTTGGTCACTTGACGAAATGGAAAGAACTGAAGGAGAACCTGATGTTGTAGGTTTTGATAAAACTACAGGAGAGTATATTTTTTATGATTGTTCTGTCGAAAGTCCTAAAGGCCGCAGGAGCATTTGTTACGATCATGAAGCGCTTGAAAAAAGAAAAGAGCACAAACCACAAAACAGTGCTATAAATATGGCTGCCGAAATGGGAATAGAAATCCTGACTGAAGCAGAATATCGCGAGTTACAAAAACTCGGAAAATTTGATGCAAAAACCTCAAGCTGGATTATAACTACTCCGGAAATTAGAAAACTTGGCGGAGCATTATTTGCTGATTTTAGATATAATACTGTATTTGTTTATCATAACGGCGCAGATTCTTATTATGCTGCGAGAGGATTTCGTGGTTCGTTAAGAGTATAA